DNA from Prosthecochloris marina:
TCGTCAGCCGGTCTTTCAAGGACTGCACCACAGGAAGGACAAACCTCCGGAACGGTTATAATCCTGGCGTCTTCCGGGCGCTCTTCCTTGACGACGCTGATCACCTTAGGTATTATTTCACCTGCCTTTTCAATCTCCACCGTGTCGCTCAGCCGTACATCAAGACGCTCTATTTCATCGAGGTTGTGCAACGTCGAACGTGAAACGGTTGTTCCAGCCAGCCTCACCGGCTCAAGGTGGGCTACTGGAGTAACGGTCCCAAGCCTGCCGACCTGGAATACAACATCTTTAAGAACGGTTCTGGCTCTCTGAGCCGGATATTTATAGGCTATGGCCCATCTCGGGCTCTTCGATGTCGCCCCCAGTTCTTCCCAGAGAGAAACTTCGTTGAGTTTGAGCACGACACCGTCTATCTCGTAAGGAAGACCCCAGCGTTGGTCATGCCAACTGTCGATGAATTTGTGGATATCTTCGAGATTGTAACATAACCGATAGTGCTTGCCGGTATAAAAGCCCAGCGTCTCCAGCTTTTCCAATCGTTCATGATGCGTCAGATCGTCAAAAGGAGTCCCTTTCAGATAGTAGCCCACAAAAAATAGCTTTCTACGTGAAACTTCAGCCGAATCCTGTAGCTTGAGGGTTCCGGCCGTGGCATTTCTCGGATTGGCAAACTGCTCGTCCTCCTGGCGAGTTTCGTTGAGAGCCTTAAAATCTTCCTTGCGCATAAACACTTCCCCTCGAACCTCTATCTCTGCATCACTTTCGGCGGAAGTCAACGCTCCTCCGGTAAACGAACCGAGGTGGAGAGGCACCGAGCGAAGCGTCCTGATGTTGGGCGTGATATCATCACCTTGAACCCCATCACCCCTCGTTGCGGCCTGCATCAGTTTGCCATCACGATATATCAGGCTGACCGCAACACCATCGAACTTCAGTTCAGCGACAAATGCAGGTCCATTTTGATGCGCTGAACCATCGGGCAAAAGCCTGAGCACTCTTTTGTAAAAATCACCAACTTCCTCTACCGAATAGGTGTTGGAAAGACTAAGCATACGTTCACGGTGCCTGACAGTGGGAAACTCTTTGGTAATCCACCCTCCTACTCTCAGGGTGGGGCTATCGGAGGTTTTCAGATCCGGAAACTCTTTTTCAAGCGTAATAAGCTTTTCAAGCATCTTGTCAAACTCATAATCCGAAATCTCCGGTTTGGCAAGTACATAGTAGAGGTAGTTATGACGGTCGAGCTCTTTACGCAAACGCTCCGCTTCCGCAACCGCGCTTTCTTTATGCATATATTTCCCCCCTATACCCTGCTTCTGGTTGCAGACAAAGCCCAACCTGCAAGATTACTGATAAAAGAAACCGAACCGCCAACCCCCAGTTTATCGTAGGTCGCTTTCAATACCTTCGGGTAACGCCAGGCAACTTTGAGGAGAACGGTCACGAAATCATCCAGACGCATCTCGTCACGAAACATGGTCTGTCTATAACGCTGCGGTAAACCGTCAAGCACGATCATCACTTCGTTCATCAGCTCATTGACGAAATCGGGTGCATCGGTTTGCGCATCGTAACACATATACTTCATGAGGTTTGCCATCGATGCAACATTGGGCTCGTAAGCGCTGATCTTTTCGAGATCGGCACGCAAAAGTGACCCAGCGGCCAACGCCCTGTCGAGAGCACCTGTAAGATGCGGCAGATTACGCACCATTGAACCGAAGCCGCAAAAGGTAAGCGGTGAACCGAGACTCGCCGCATCACCGAAAAGAAGAATATGGTCATCGGCGATTTCCCGCTCTCGCGTAAATCCTCTGTGAGAATAGGCCGGAATGATTCCGAAAACAGGACGATGAATCTGAAAATCATCCGAAAGGGCCTTATAGTCGGGCAGTTTTTGGAAATAGGTTTCAAAAAGGCCGAGAAGGCTCTTGTCATTATCGGAATCAATTGCATCGTAGAAGAAGAGGTACGTAATATACTCCTTTCCTGAACCGGGAAACCCTTCCCAGATAAGTTGCCGGCTGCTCCCGGCGGAAGTATCGGCATGTTCGTTGCTTGCAAGTATTTCCCCTACCTCGTAATCGGCATCCCGAAAACCGCTCGCAACAGTACCCACGGTCGGACAGACATGGGTTTGAGGACGTCCTTTGTTAAGCTGCATGGCTATCGGGGAAAGAATCCCCATTACATCCACCAGCACCCTGGCTTTGAAAAAAAGAGGTTTGCCATCCGCTCCCTCGACTTCTATGACAATATGGTCGGGAAACTGGTAACAACATCTGAAGGTTGACTGGTCAGCAACATCGCACCCATCTTTAGCGAGTATTTTTTGTTTGGCCGCACTCAGAAGCCGATCGGTATCGACTGCGCAGTCCAGCACGTCATCCATGTAGAGCTTTTTTTGGCGCTTTTCTTCGACATAAAATTCAACCCAGCCGGTTCTGTATCTGCGGACGATAAACGCTTCAATTTCTTCGGCAGAAAAAACCCCGGTCTCTTCGAGTTTGTCCAGCTCGCTGCGTGATATGTTCCAGTCTCTGGTGGATTTCCCTGAAACATGCCGGTCTATCAGCATAACCTTGTAGCCATAGCGTCCCGCCATGACCGCTGCATGCATCAAGCCAAGAGTACCGCCGACGTAAAAAATATCATACTCTCCATCCAAGGTTATTCCGTCCGGAAGCGAGCTTCCGGGAAGAATTACTTCCTTCGGGACCCCTTTCTGAAGATGCTCCCAGTAGCGATCGAGTTCGATAACTCGTCTCAAGTGTTTTTCACCATCCTCGAGTTTGGAGAAATACCTGTACACCAAAGGATGAGAAGTTCTTATTCTGTCAAACATTGTCGCTGCTCCTCGATTTTATACTACCCCTCCGTTCGGGTATCACTTTCTATTTTTCCATCAACAAGATGAATACGCCGCCTGGCCCTGCGGGCGAACTCTTCATCGTGGGTAACAAAAATAACCGTCTGATTGAACTCCCGGTTCAACTGTTCAAACAGCTCATACACCTGGTTCCCCGACTTTGAATCGAGATTACCGGTCGGCTCGTCACCAAGAACGATTTTCGGATTGTTGGCAAGGGAACGGGCAACGGCGACCCGCTGTTGCTGTCCGCCTGAAAGTTGGCTGGGCTTGTAATCACGGCGGTCTTTCAAACCTACCTTTTCAAGCAGCATTTCAGCCCTCTCACGTATCTGTGCCCTTGTCTTGCTATTGTTGATCATCATCGGCATACTGACATTCTCGAGAGCGGTGAATTCCGGAAGCAGAAAATGAAACTGATAGATGAATCCGATTTTCCGATTCCGAATTATCGACATCTCATTCTCGTTTTTATCGGTAATGTTCATGCCGTCGAGCCAAACCTCCCCGAATGTCGGCTTGTCCAGTCCGCCCATAATATAAAGAAGTGTCGACTTACCTGAACCGGACGGACCGGTGATCGAAATGAATTCTCCTTCTTCAATCTCAAGAGAAAGTCCGGGAATAATGGTTTGACGAATGTCACGGGACAGTTCGAGCTCCCTTCTGACAGAAATAAGTTTGAGAATGGCAGGTTTGTTCATCGCCAAGGGGTATCGAACATGCTGATTGACATTGACAGTGCCTGATTCCGCGCAGCCTGGCGGAATCAGGTATTATCGCTTCCGGAAAAGCCGGCTGACCGGCTCTTATAATAAGCAAAAAAACTTACGCGAACCACGAAAACGGTTCCTGCAGGGACTGGTTGTGAAAATGCTTTTTTAAGACCGGCAACAACTTTTTATGTCTTGGTATCGTTCAATAGAACACTCTTGACTGAACGTTTCAAATTGTTTTCGAATTGCACAACCATAAAAAATATGAGACCTTACCTGTTCTTTTAAGTACTACAGAAAAAAACGAATAACCGTACAATATAGGGTGATTCCAGAAAACCTCTTATCCGACTGATGGCTGCCTCCGAAAAAAAAGTGTGCTTTATTACCGGCGGAACGGGACGCCTTGGCAGTGAAATTGCGATTTCACTGGCCCGAAAGGGTTATTCTATATTCTTTACATACAACATGTCACAGGGAAAAGCGGAGAACGTCCTTGACACTGTTCGCACATTCGCCCCTGAATCGGCAATGGTGCAATGCAACGTTTCGAAAGTAGCCAATATCGAGGAGGCGTTCAGAACTTTCACAGGGCAATTCAAAAGACTTGATCTTCTGATTCCGAGCGCCTCGAACTTTTACAGCGCAACGCTGCCCGACATCACCGAATCAGAGTGGGAAAGCCTCGTCGACACAAACCTGAAAGGTACATTCTTTACAATGCAGGCTGGAGCGAGAATCATGAGAAATCAGCCTTTCGTATCGCGAATCATTACCATGACCGATATTTCTGCAGACCTTGTATGGCAAGGTTTCGCACCATATACTGCCTCGAAAACCGCTGTTCAGCATCTTACAAAAGTTTTTGCGAAAGCTTTTGCACCGGACATTCTGGTAAATTCCATTGCGCCCGGAACTGTGACAATCAACCCTGAATGGAATAACGGCCCTGAAGATGAACTTGCCAAAAACATACCGCTGCGACGCATTGGACAGCCAGCTGACATCATGGAAGCAATACTGTTCCTGACAGCAAGCAACTATGTAACCGGGCAGGTAATCAATGTTGAAGGAGGCCGTTTGCTAAACTGATTTAACCATGAGAGCTGATTTGTATATATTTTATTTTACAATAACATCACCTTAACACTTGAACACCTCTGTATCGATTACAATGACTCGAGGTGCTCTACAACGCAAGTATCATGATGCAGGAAATACCGGGCAATCAAAACATAAACGGAGAATCCGAACCAAACAGCTCCGTTAAATCTCATATCCCCGAACAGGTTGAAGTTATCAGTGACAACATCTCCAAGATGTACAACCAGTTCAAAGAAAGCGAACAATACGAGGGAATTCAGGACAAAGCCTCAAAGGTCAAAGAATACATAAAAGAAAATCCGGTTCCCTCTGTACTGATCTCTCTTGGAACCGGCATCATTCTCGGATTGTTATTCCACAGGAAACGATAATAACCGGCCAATTAGCGAACCTTATGCCCAGAGAACAAAACAGGACCGACGAACAGCGAGAAGAGCCAGGAAAAGGCATCACCGAACTGATCGATAGTACGGTAACATCGAGCTACGAAGATCTTCTGGCAATTATCGAAGCCCGGATGGAACTCATCAAAATCGAAATTACCGAGAAACTCGCCATGGTCGCGGCACTTGTCATCATCGCAATCCTTTTTATCGCCGGCCTGGTTTATTTGATTACAACCATTGCCTTGTTTATCGGCGAACTTCTCGGTCATTATTATCTCGGCTATCTCATTGTCAGTTCCGTTTTCCTTTTCACATTCCTGCTGTTTGCAAAAATACGACCCGAACTCTTGAAAAATGTAATTCACAATATTCTCCTCTCCTCTCATGGAAAAAAAAGCTGAACCACTGAAAAACATAGAAGCGCGAATTCACGAACTTGAAAACAGCATTCATGAACGAGAACGACAGCTCAAAGAAAGAGCAGGGCAGTTTAAAAAAGAGCTTCAGGCGGAACTCTCCCCTACCGAGTTGATAAGAAAATACCCTCTGCAAACAACCGGAGCATCACTGCTGTTTGGTTTTTTCTCCGGAAAAATTATTCGCGCCATTGTTTCCCACCCCTCTCATGCCAGTGCCGAACCGGCTGCACAGTCAAAAAACGAGCCATCCGAACTGAAAAGCGCCGTCGCATCGATCGGTATAGATGTTCTGCGTTCAAGCAAAGACCTGGCATTCAGCTACCTGAAACACTACCTCGACAGCAAGATGAAGCCCGGCAAAGATACGTGAGAAAAGTCGTTATCAAGCCCGGTAACAAACTGAAAGCGGTAACCGACCAACAGTTGGCAGTTGATGTTGCACTTGCTATATTCGAATCACTCAAGAGCACACCATTAATACAAAGCAGACTGTGAAAGTAAATCTGGACAGAACATCGTCGGGCTTCTGCATAGGAGTACAGGGAACCATACACCTTGCCGAAGAAAAACTCCAGGAACTCGATAACAAACTTTACTGCCTCGGAGACATTGTCCACAATGAAGTTGAGGTAAAACGTCTTGAAGATCTTGGCCTGATAACCATAGACAACGATGAGTACAACCGGCTCAGGAATGCTCCTGTGCTTATAAGAGCACATGGAGAACCCCCATCCACCTATACAACAGCGGAAATCAACGAACTCTCGATTACAGACTCTACCTGTCCGGTTGTATCGAAATTGCAACGCACGGCAAGGCTACTGCACGAATTGGGGTTTCAAATCATCATTTATGGAAAAAAAGCACATCCGGAAGTTATCGGTATCAACGGCCAGTGTGACAATCAAGCAATCATCATCAAGCATGCGGATCTCTCGGTTCCCGAAGAAGCAGCTCCCATTGACTTCACCCGCAGAACCGCACTGATATCACAGACAACGATGGATGTACCCGGGTTTTATACACTGAAAGAAAATCTTGAACATCTTTTCAGTGAAAAGGTGGATTCATCCGGACGAAGTGATGCTCTATCATGGAAAGATATCCGGGATATCGACCTTACGGCGGAAATGACCGGAGTGCGTCCTTTGCCCCGCCTTGTTTACAAAGACACCATCTGTCGCCAGGTTTCGAGCAGAAACAGCAAGCTGCATGATTTCGCAGCGGCAAACGACATGATTATTTTCGTCGCCGGGAAAAAAAGCTCCAACGGGCAGGTCCTTTTCAACATTTGCAAACAGTCCAACTCTCGCAGCTATTTCATCGAAAATGAAAATGACCTTCAGGACGAATGGTTTTCTGACAATGGAAGCACTGTTGAAAATGTAGGAGTCTGCGGAGCGACGTCAACACCGATGTGGCTTCTGGAAAAAGTTGCACGGTTCATTGAAAAACACTACGCTTCCTGAATGCCTCACGATATTTGTTTATCATCATGAATACTGTCACTTTCACTCTGAACGGCACAGAAGTTTCCGCTAAAGCCGGGGTTTCCATTCTTGAAGCAGCGAGGCAAAACGGCACAACCATTCCCACCTTATGCCATCATGAGTCGCTCCATGCTCTCGGCTCATGCTGGATGTGCATTGTTGAAATCAAGGGAAAACATCGTTTTGTCCCTGCATGCAGCACCGATATCACTCCGGGCATAGCTGTCGAAACCGACACCCCCGAACTCTATGCGATCCGCAAGAAAAA
Protein-coding regions in this window:
- the ligA gene encoding NAD-dependent DNA ligase LigA, producing the protein MHKESAVAEAERLRKELDRHNYLYYVLAKPEISDYEFDKMLEKLITLEKEFPDLKTSDSPTLRVGGWITKEFPTVRHRERMLSLSNTYSVEEVGDFYKRVLRLLPDGSAHQNGPAFVAELKFDGVAVSLIYRDGKLMQAATRGDGVQGDDITPNIRTLRSVPLHLGSFTGGALTSAESDAEIEVRGEVFMRKEDFKALNETRQEDEQFANPRNATAGTLKLQDSAEVSRRKLFFVGYYLKGTPFDDLTHHERLEKLETLGFYTGKHYRLCYNLEDIHKFIDSWHDQRWGLPYEIDGVVLKLNEVSLWEELGATSKSPRWAIAYKYPAQRARTVLKDVVFQVGRLGTVTPVAHLEPVRLAGTTVSRSTLHNLDEIERLDVRLSDTVEIEKAGEIIPKVISVVKEERPEDARIITVPEVCPSCGAVLERPADEVNFYCPNEEACPAQVKARLEHFASRNAMDINGLGKAIVDQLVDSKLVYDPGDLYSLTLEDVLKLERQGEKSAAKLLNAIEKSKKQGYDRLLFALGIRHVGLATARELSVSYPSLEKLRAATVEELANVPDIGPVIAESVHAFFKKPYAQAMIEKFRAAGVKLMTDASTTLVNRIFDGMKVIFTGGLERYTRNEASELVLERGGKIVSSVSKNTDLVVVGKEPGSKLEKARKLGVKVVSEQEFEELLKRNEYETQEGHIDAATKSV
- a CDS encoding ABC transporter ATP-binding protein, which translates into the protein MNKPAILKLISVRRELELSRDIRQTIIPGLSLEIEEGEFISITGPSGSGKSTLLYIMGGLDKPTFGEVWLDGMNITDKNENEMSIIRNRKIGFIYQFHFLLPEFTALENVSMPMMINNSKTRAQIRERAEMLLEKVGLKDRRDYKPSQLSGGQQQRVAVARSLANNPKIVLGDEPTGNLDSKSGNQVYELFEQLNREFNQTVIFVTHDEEFARRARRRIHLVDGKIESDTRTEG
- a CDS encoding SDR family NAD(P)-dependent oxidoreductase, giving the protein MAASEKKVCFITGGTGRLGSEIAISLARKGYSIFFTYNMSQGKAENVLDTVRTFAPESAMVQCNVSKVANIEEAFRTFTGQFKRLDLLIPSASNFYSATLPDITESEWESLVDTNLKGTFFTMQAGARIMRNQPFVSRIITMTDISADLVWQGFAPYTASKTAVQHLTKVFAKAFAPDILVNSIAPGTVTINPEWNNGPEDELAKNIPLRRIGQPADIMEAILFLTASNYVTGQVINVEGGRLLN
- a CDS encoding phage holin family protein, which codes for MPREQNRTDEQREEPGKGITELIDSTVTSSYEDLLAIIEARMELIKIEITEKLAMVAALVIIAILFIAGLVYLITTIALFIGELLGHYYLGYLIVSSVFLFTFLLFAKIRPELLKNVIHNILLSSHGKKS
- a CDS encoding 4-hydroxy-3-methylbut-2-enyl diphosphate reductase — its product is MKVNLDRTSSGFCIGVQGTIHLAEEKLQELDNKLYCLGDIVHNEVEVKRLEDLGLITIDNDEYNRLRNAPVLIRAHGEPPSTYTTAEINELSITDSTCPVVSKLQRTARLLHELGFQIIIYGKKAHPEVIGINGQCDNQAIIIKHADLSVPEEAAPIDFTRRTALISQTTMDVPGFYTLKENLEHLFSEKVDSSGRSDALSWKDIRDIDLTAEMTGVRPLPRLVYKDTICRQVSSRNSKLHDFAAANDMIIFVAGKKSSNGQVLFNICKQSNSRSYFIENENDLQDEWFSDNGSTVENVGVCGATSTPMWLLEKVARFIEKHYAS